Within Micromonospora narathiwatensis, the genomic segment AGCAGGCCGAACACGACGATCGTGCCGGCGTTGCGGCGCAGCACCCGCCGCCGACCGCGCAGCGCCAGCACGGCCGGTACGGCCAGGACCAGCGCCGCGATGCCGACCCGGGCCACCACGACGGCCTCGGCGGACCAGCCGCCGTTGATCAGCGAACGGGCGAACGTGCCCGAGGTGGCGAAGGTGACCGCGGAGATCAGGGCCAGGCCGAGGCCGACGCCGGACCGTTCACGCATCGACAGCTCCTTGATCCGCACGATCGGTCACGAGTGAAACCGGGCTATGCTGATGACGCTAGGCCGGCATCCTGACAGGAGTCAAGTTGCTCTTCGCCCATGACACCGAGTGCGGCCTGGTCGCCGCCGCCGGTCTTGTCAACACCGTCGGCCCGGACCGGGAGGAACTGCCTGACGTGGCTGCCCTCGACGCGTTCGTCGGCGTACACGGCTGGACCGGCCGGCACGAACACACCGACGCGGAGCTGCGCCAGGTCCGCGCGCTGCGCCCCCGGCTCCGCCGGATCTGGTACGCCGACACCGACGAGGTGGTGGCGATCGTCAACGGGCTGCTGCGCGAGTCGCATGCGCTGCCGCAGCTCGTCCGGCACGACGACGAGCCGTACCACGTGCACGCCGTGCCCCGCGACGCGCCGCTGGCGACCCGGATGGCGGTCGAGGCGGCCATGGCGCTGGCCGACCTGGTCCGGATGGGCGAGCTGACCCGGCTGCGCATCTGCGACCACCCGGACTGCGACAACGTGCTGGTCGACCTGTCGAAGAACCGGTCCCGCCGGTTCTGCGACGCCGGCTGCGGCAACCGCGCCGCGGTGAGCGCCTACCGCGCCCGCAAGGCGGCGTCCCACTCCTGTTGATCCACTCCTTGTCGGCGAGATGGCGGTGTCCGTTGCAGGGTGATACCGCTGGATCCGCGATCCCTAGTCGGAATCCGGGTCAGGGGTGGGTCATCCGGAGCAGGTCGAGGGCCTCGTCGAGCTGGGTCTCGCTGAGCTTGCCCGAGGCGACGTGCCCCCGGGAGATCACCACCTCGCGGATGGAGACCTGCTTCGCCAGCGCCTCCTTGGCGATCGAGGCGGCCTCGTCGTACCCGAGGTGGCGGTTGAGCGGGGTGACGATCGACGGCGAGCCCTCGGCGTACGCCAGGCAGACCTCGGCGTCCGCGACCAGGCCGACCACCAGGCGGTCGGCGAAGAGCCGGCTCGA encodes:
- a CDS encoding CGNR zinc finger domain-containing protein, whose amino-acid sequence is MLFAHDTECGLVAAAGLVNTVGPDREELPDVAALDAFVGVHGWTGRHEHTDAELRQVRALRPRLRRIWYADTDEVVAIVNGLLRESHALPQLVRHDDEPYHVHAVPRDAPLATRMAVEAAMALADLVRMGELTRLRICDHPDCDNVLVDLSKNRSRRFCDAGCGNRAAVSAYRARKAASHSC